The Candidatus Omnitrophota bacterium region ACCCAAGGCCGCCTCGTATACCGAATCCATGTAAAGGAAGACGAAAACCTCTTTGTATCCGGCCGCTCCTACGCAGGCGGGGGCTTGGTTCCCAATCTGGAGGGCCAATGGGATCTGATTGCCCATGGAACCCGGGTGCCTTTGGACTCACGCACACGCTGGCTGGACAAGCGCGACTTCCTGATCAAACTGCCCAAAGCGCTGGACGGCGAACTCCAGTTGGAATTCCGGGCGTCTAACAATACCGGTCAAACCCTGCTGACTCTGAACTGGCTGGAAATCCAAAGCGTGCAAGCTTCCAGCGTGCTTGGCTCAGCCTTTGTGACTCCCTCACTTTGGAGAGTCGCCCTCAGCACAGCCGCTTTGCTGGCCCTGCCTTGGCTGCTCTCACCCGTATGGGCGCGGCGCGTACCCTGGGAACTCGGCCTCATTCTGTGGATCGGTTTGCTTTTGCGCTACCAAAATCTCACCCACCTGATCTTCTTGGGTCTGGAAACAGATCCGTGGAAATGGAAGCAGTTCGCGGACCGGATGGACCTCTTCAGTTCCGGCGCGGGATTCTTTTCAAACAGCTTCGGGTATCGCGAACCGCTATTCCCTTTAATTTGCCATCTTTTCTTTCTGGTCTCGGGAAGTTCCGAAACACATATCCGCCTTGTCTCCGCATTGCTGTCCCTGGGTGTGATTGTGTTGAGCTATCCCCTGGCCCGGCGCTTTCTCGGCAGAACCTGGGCCGCAATCATTACCGCTGTGGTGGCGCTCAACCCCACTCTGATTTATGAAAGCGGGCGCGGAAACCGGCTGGAGCTGTTAACCCTGCTCACCCTGGGGCTGGTCTGGATCCTGAGCGCTCCCGGGCCGGCCCGATTCAGAAGAGTTGCCGGCGCCGGGGCCTGGAACGCACTCTCGTCTCTCGCCCTGTTTTCTAACTTGCCTGCAAGCCTGGGCACCACCGCACTGGGGCTCTGGAGGGAAATCTCTTGGCGCAAGGCTGTTCTTTTCTTTACCGGAAGCGCGGCAGTGACGGGACTGCTCCTGAGCCCGCTTGCCTTAGGTCTTTCCCGGAACAACAGCGGGGTGCCCGCCAAATATGTGTATGCCATGGTGAAGTGGGAGCTTAGCGGCGCGCAGCGCTGGCCGTTCTCCAGACAAATCAAGATGAAGAACGCGCCTTTGGAGATGCTTGAAACCTCTTATAGCGACTACGAGAAGAGCATCGAGGAGGATCCCTCTAGAGAAATTTCCTACAAAGACTATGTCTTCGGAATGCACCGTCTGCCCACGGTCCTCGAATATACGGCCAAGGGATTTTTGCTGAGCACTTTGCTCCAAGGGATTTCCATCACGCAAAGCGATTTATTCCGTTGGCAGGTTCAGCCGAGCCCACTCCGGCGATTCGCCATCCTTTGGCCCAAGCTCCTGCATCTGTTTTTCAATCTCCTGGGGCTCTGGGGGCTGGGACTCTGCCTTCTCAGCCCGCAGAGACGCCTCCTGCCTGCGGCGATTCTCCTGTCGCTCTTTCCGATTACCTTTAGCTTGGGCTGGCGCGCCTTCGAGTACCCGCGTTACATCCTGCAGGTTTATCCCCTATACTTGATTTGTACTGCAATTGCCCTGAGCAAAATTTGGAGCCTGCGGCACAGGACAGGTGAATGAAGTTACCTACACTGCTATGGATTCTGATCCCGAGCCTCCTTCTGACTGCCCTTGCCCATGCGGGCAGCCTGCGCAGCAATGAACCGGGTGAGTTAATCGAACCGAGCAAAACTACTGAGCCCGGCGAAGCCGGCGAGTCCGGTGAATCCGCCAAAACAGATGCCCCGGCAGCGGGCATTACTTTGGTCATCGATACCTCCAAACTTAAGGAAGCGAAGAAAACCTACTTTGTGCCGGGAAAAGGCCTCGTACACCCTTCTGTTTATCTGGAATACAAGGAGGCCGAATACCAGGAGCTGCTGACCCAAAACACAGCCCACTTTGCGGCCTTTGGGACCATTGACCGCAGGCTCACCGAATATCAACTTTGGAATGAAGAAGACAAGATGAAAGCGCTTCGAGCCGAAATCGCCGAACAGATCCGTATTTACGACTTGCTCGAGGCAAAATCCGTGCAGGACCGCTCCCAACCCTCCTTGTTGCTCTCTGCTGATGGAGAGGAAGCGGTCATCGCCCCTCCGCCTGAGGTCAAAAAAGTGCCCAAGACCGGAAATGAAGAGTCCCTGGTGTCCACTGAGGACGATCCGTATCCGGAACCTTACAACAAAGAGTGGGATAAGTACTGGAGTTGGTAGAGAGCACAGCAGACTCGCCGGGCGGGCTATCTTTCCAGTTTCTTGAGGTGCTGCCACCAGGTCTGGCTGTCCCAATCCCGGAGGGCGCGGCCGAGCTTCTTGGCTGATTCGGTCTTGAGCAGCGCATAGGGACGCAGCATCCACTCGTCGGCCTTCTTGTAACCGCGATCCACATACTCCTTGCCCTGCAGCATGCATTCCAGAAGATCAGCGTCCCGGGCCACGACCGCCTCGGGGCTATTTTGTTCCTGCAGGTTCTTTTCCCAGGTTTCAAAGTCTGAGGCAAGATCTTCGGGGAGGAGTTCGCGCTGCTCTTTGGCTGCCGCGCGCTCCGCAGACTTGAAATCAATATAACGGTGGCCCACCTTGTGTAAATCATTGATGCGGGATTCGTGTAAATCATTGGTTAAACACATCATCACCGTAGGCAAGAGCTCAACGCCCTCGAGTTTTGCCAGCACAAAGCCGATAAGCGCAGTGCGGAACGAATGCTCGGCCACACTTTCGCCGTCTTTGATGCCCAAAAGCCACCAGCCGCTGCGGCGAACATTCTTGAGCGCACCGGCTTCTGCGAAAAAATTGAGTAAGGAGTCTGTGTTCATTGCGAGTACCTTCTTTATCGTCCTGAGTTTACCGAGTCTAGCCCGAAGCAGGGACGGTTCTCGCCAACCCATTGCACTGCATTAAGTTCCGTGAGAACCGTCCCTTCTGCCCAGTTGCCTGCAGACTTCATAACAGACGATGGCCGCAGCCACCGCCACATTCAAGGAAAGCCCTGCCCCTGCCATGGGGATGCTGAAGCAATAGTCCAAATGCTTTTCCAGACCCGGACGAATGCCCCGGCCTTCCGAGCCAAACACGATGGCCGCGGGTGAGAGAATCCCTGTTTGGTCCAGGCTCTGCCCGCCGGCTGTCGCAGCGCCGCCGATCCAGTACCCGGCCTTCTTTGCCAGTTCCACGCTTTGCACCAAATTGGTCACAAGCGCCACAGGCACATAGTTCTCCCCGCCATTGGCCACCCGCAAAACCGCCTCGGTGACTTCCACTGAATCGTGCTTGGGTAAGACCACGGCAAAACCCCCGAAGCACGCTGTTGTGCGCAGAATCGCGCCCAAGTTTTGCGGATCCGTGATCCGGTCCAAAAACACGAGACAGAGTTTAGGATCCGCGTTGAGCAGCGCCTCATAATCCGCGTACTTGAAGGAGGCCACTTGGGCAAGCACACCCTGGGAATGCACACCCGCCTCCAGCTTCTCAAACTCCCTGACAGGAAGTTCGGAAATCCGGAGCCCTTGGTCCTGTGCCGCTTTTAAAAGCTCCGGCAACTTAGCCCCGGCTCGCACATAAATTTCTTGGAGGGATTGAGGATTGGCTCGAATGCGTTCGAGGATGGGGTTCTTGCCGTAAAGCAACATGGGGGGCCAGTCGTTCCAATGGGGACGGTTCTCGCGTAACTTCAAGTACTGCAAAGAGTAATTGAGAACCGTCCCTGGTTAATGTGTCTTCAGGTGGAGTCGGCCGTCCCGGAGCTCGACCTTGGACTTCAGGTATTCCACAAAATCCGCATGACGCGGGCCATTGCTCGCAAACGTGGGATGGGCGTGATTATAGACCCCATTCATAGAAAAATCCAAGGCACTGCCGTCGTAGGAGGTGAACTCCCCGCCCGCCTCCTGCATCAAAACCAGAGGCGCGCAAGTGTCCCAGTAGTGCACTCCGTGATGATTGAGATAAAGCTCACCTTTCTGGGTTGCCAGCAAAGCCACCTTAATCCCCACGCTGTTGATCGGAGGCAGGACCTCAAAACCCATCTCCCCTACCACGCTTTCCAACAAGGCCTCAGGGAAGCCTGTGGACACGACCAAACGCATGGTGTCCCATTCGCTCCGGTCCGTCACTCTAATCTTACGGCGCTCTCCGTTTTGTATCGCATCACAACCCTGGCCTTTGACAGCTTGGTAAAGGCACTGCTCTACGGGATCAAACACCACACCCAGGACCGGGACGCCGTTTTCGAGCAACCCCACCATCACGCTAAAACCGTGCTCTCCCCGCGCATAGGCACGCGTTCCATCCAAAGGATCGACCACCCAAATATACCTGGACCCTTCGGGCCCGGCCAACCCGGATTCCTCGGTAAGCACCCGGTGATCGGGAAAAGCCGCACTCAAACCATCCCGCAAAATCTGATCCGCGGCAAAATCCGCCACAGTCACAGGCGAGCGATCAGCTTTGATTTGTTTTTCCGGAAGGTCTTCGAGGAGTTCCATGATTCGGCGTCCGGCTTTAAGAGAGAGCCGGCTCGCCACACGGACAAAGGATTGGTAGGGTTCTGAAAATTCCGAGGGACTCATGAAGCCCCGGGCTCCGGGTAAGGCAGGTGCAGTCCGCATTCCTTCTTGTCGTCCGCAACGCTTTGATTAAACCAACGCCAACGCCCGGCGCGGCGCGGCTCCCCCGGGCCGATGGGTGTCGTACAAATCACACAGCCCAGGGATTCATAACGCCAACCGTTCTGCTCCCACTCGAGTAAGGGATGCAAAGGCACATTGTGTTCTTCGAGATAGGCCCGAACCTGAGCCTCGGTCCAATCGGCCAAAGGACACACTTTGAGCAAAGAACGGCTGCCCTCTGGAAAATCCAATGAAATCATTTCCAAGCGCCTGACCCCGGCACGGTGCTCCGACTGATCTGCCCGCAAACCCGTAACCCAGGCATCGAGGGTCGCCAAAGCCTCTAGATTGGGTTCCACCTTGCGCAAACGGCAACAGAGTTCCTGCTTTTCTTTGGAATCAAAGAAGAGATTTTCTCCGTGCCGGGCAATCATCTGATCCAGATTAGCTTTATTCGGAGTGAAACGCTCGATCCGGAGCCCGTATCTCTTTTCCAGGGTCTGAAAATACTCGAGGGTTTCGGGGAAAAGGCGGCCGGTATCCAGGGTGTAGACGCGGGGATGCAAGCCGGCTCCCACGGCCATATCCAGGATGGCGCTTCCGGCCAGTTGGCCGCTGGTGCCGAGGGCCGCACGATCGCCCAAGAGCCCGAAGACCTCAACAAGGAGGTCTTCGGGAGCGGCTTTGGATTCGATTTGCTTGAGTAAAGTCGGGGTCACTTCCATTGTTTAGATAATACCGCGCTCAGCAAGCAACTCAATGACACGGCGCGTGCTCTGCTCCAAACTCTCTTTACCGCTGTCCAAAACAAGCTCGGCGCTCTCAGGCTCCTCATAGGGCGCTGAAATACCCGTAAACTGCGGGATCTCTCCCGCGCGCGCCTTCTTGTACAAACCTTTGGGATCCCGTTCCTCGCAAACCTCCAAAGACGCGTCACAAAATACCTCCAAGAAATCTCCAGCAGGAAGGAGCGCCCGCACCTGGTCCCGGTCTTCTCTATACGGAGAGATAAAAGCCGTAAGCACCACCACATTGGATTGAGCAAAAAGCTTGGCCACCTCCCCGATGCGGCGGATATTTTCCGTGCGGTCCTCAGGCGAAAAACCCAGGTTGCTGTTGAGACCATGCCGGATATTGTCGCCATCCAGCACAAAGGCGTTGATGCCGTTCTCCACTAAAGCCAGCTCCACCTCGCGGGCCACCGTGGACTTGCCCGACCCGGACAGCCCCGTGAACCAGACCACCGCACCCCGCTGGCCCAGTTTTTCAAGCCTCTGTTCTGTGGTGAGATTCCCGTGGTGCCAGCTGATATTCTCACTCACCGGGGAATTCTTGTTTGCGTTCATAAAATTCTCCTTTGATGTAAACGGAAGGCAAAATTTTTATGATTTATCTCATAAGGACGGCTCAAATCCGGTATTCTACCGCAAAGCGCCCGGTTATGATATCCTTTTAGCTCTTTAAGTTCAGAATTCCTGGAGCACGGAGCAATCCTCATGGGTGAAAGTCTCTTTAACAAAGTTTGGAATGCCCACACAGTCCGCGAAATGCCTGACGGGCAAACCCAGCTCTTCATCGGGCTGCACCTCATTCACGAGGTCACCAGTCCCCAGGCCTTTGGCATGCTGCGTCAACTGGATCTGCCCGTGGCTTTTCCGGAGCGCACCTTTGCCACGGTGGACCACATCATCCCCACCGATACCCTGGAACGCCCCTTTCAAGACGCCCTGGCCGAAAACATGATTGTGGCCCTCAAGAAGAATTGCGCCGAGCACGGCATCACCTATTTTGATGTGTCCAGCGGGCTCCAAGGCATTGTGCATGTGGTGGGACCTGAGTTGGGTCTGACCCAGCCGGGTGTAACAGCGGTTTGCGGGGATTCCCACACAGCCACACATGGAGCCTTCGGGGCCATTGCCATGGGGATCGGCACCAGCCAGGTGCGCGATGTGCTGGCCACCCAAACCCTGCGCATGGGCAAACTCAAGGTGCGGCGGATCAATGTCACAGGTTCCTTGAAGCCCGGAGTTTACGCCAAAGATGTCATCCTGCATATTATCCGCATTCTGGGGGTGAATGGCGGGTTGGGACATGCCTATGAATACGGCGGGAACGTGATCGAAAACATGAGCATGGAAGAGCGCATGACCTTATGCAATATGTCTATTGAGGGAGGCGCGCGCGTAGGCTACGTCAACCCGGATGAAACCACCTTTGAATATCTGAAGGGCCGGCGCTACGCTCCCAAGGGCGCGGCCTGGGACAAAGCACTCTCCTATTGGAAGAGCATTGCATCAGATCCGGATGCCGTATACGACGATGTCTTGGAAATCCGCGGTGAAGAGATTCCGCCCACCGTGACTTGGGGCATCAATCCCGGCCAGGCCATTTCGGTTAAGGAGAACGTGCCCAGCGTGAACTCTGCGCCCGAAGCAGAACGCGCCTCAATAGCAGAGGCTCTGGAATACATGAAGCTCAAACCCGGAGCGCCGATTGAGGGTACACCGATCAATGTGGCCTTTATCGGCAGCTGCACGAACGGCCGTATTTCCGACCTCCGCGAGGTTGCCAAGCATGTGCAGGGCCACAAAGTTCTCCAGGGTGTGAAGGCGTTGGTTGTGCCCGGGTCCATGAGTGTGGCCCAGCAGGCCGAAGAAGAAGGGCTGGACAAGATTTTCACAGAGGCCGGATTTGAATGGCGAGAGCCCGGCTGTTCGATGTGCCTGGCAATGAACCCGGACAAGCTCATCGGCGATCAGATCTGCGCTTCCTCCAGTAATCGAAACTTCAAGGGGCGCCAGGGCAGCCCCTCGGGACGCACTCTCTTGATGAGCCCCGTAATGGTGGCCGCCGCGGCGATTCGCGGTGAAGTCGCAGACGCACGTGAAGTCTTTGGGACGGAGTAAAGAAATATGGCATTGGCAAAAATCAAACAACTAAGAGGCACCGGGGTTTATGTGCCCGGCGATGACCTGGATACGGACCGCATTATTCCGGCCCGTTTCATGAAATGCGTGACCTTTGACGGGCTCGGCGAGTACGCGTTCTATGACGCGCGCTTTGATGAGGACGGCAACTCCAAAGGACACCCGCTGGATGCTCCCTCCCACAAAGGGGCCTCTATCTTGATTTCCGGCAAGAATTTTGGCTGCGGCTCTTCGCGAGAGCACGCTCCGCAGTCCCTGTACCACTTTGGGCTGCGTGCGGTCCTTGCCGAATCCTTTGCCGAAATCTTTTTCGGGAATTGCACCACCTTGGGAATCCCCTGCGCAGTCCTGAGCGCTACAGATCGCGAAGCTCTGGCCCAGGCGGTCGACGCAAATCCCAAGCTGGAAATTGAAATTGATTTGGAGAAAAGTGAGGTCCGTTTCGGCGAACGGAAAATGCAATTTAATATGCCGGAATCGGCGCGAGCTGCTTTAGCGGGAGGCCAGTGGGATCCGCTGAGTCAGCTGCTGGAGGCTAAGGAACAAGTCGCAGCCGTAGAATCCGCTCTCCCTTACCGCTTCGCGTAGCGGTCATCCCCGCAACATCTCAATCACTTCCTGATGGATCGCCCCGGCCGTAGCTACGGCACTGTCGGCCTGCACAGGATCTCCACCCTCGTAGTCTGTGATCTTACCGCCCGCACCGCGCACAATCGGAATCAAGGGCTGAATATCCCAGGCATTGACGATGGGATCCACCATGATATCCGCGTATCCCGTGGCCAAAAGATAGTATCCGAAGCAGTCGCCCCAACCTCGGAAAAGCTTTACGCGCTGAACCAGCGAATGAAAGGCTATCGGATCCTTGTGCTGCTCAATGGAGCGCACTGAAGTCGTCAGAAGAGTGGCACGGGAAAGGTGTTCACAAGAACGCACTCTGACCGGAATGCCGTTGAGCGTACACGATTCATCTGTACCCAAAAGGAGCTCGCCCAATACCGGCAAGTGCATGGCACCGGCCAGGGGCACTCCCGCCTCCAGATAACCGATCAAGGTGCCGAATAGCGGAGTCCCGCTGATAAAACTCTTGGTGCCGTCAATGGGATCCAGAATCCACTGGCGTTCAGCGTCAGGCCGGCTGTGACCGTACTCTTCCCCCAGGATCCCGCAGTCCGGGTATTCCTCTTCCAAGACCTTGCGGATCGCAGCCTCGGCCTCGCGGTCAGCGACGGTAACCGGAGACTGATCCTGTTTTTCTTCGAATTCCATAGGCCGGCGAAAGTACCGGGTGATGAGCGGCCCGCTGATTTGAGTGAGCCGGGACATGGTTTTCAGGATAGGAGCCAGATCAGCCATCGGATTCTTTAGCCTCTCCATCCGTCGCCAGACCAAAATCCGTCAGGACCGCCTCATACTTCAGGAGTCCTGCGGAACGGAATTTCAGCGGCAAACGCCGCGCGTCATCGCTTGCCCAAAGGCGAAACTCGTTGGGGTTGCCTGTAAAGGCCAGGGCCTCAAAGTCCCCGGCAGGGACCTCAACATTTTCGGACCCGGAAAATTTCAGGTCAAAGTCCACGGTCGGCAAAAACACATTGAGATTCCAGTCCGGAGCAAAAGACTCGGTCTGCCGCACAAGATAAATCAAACAGATCACGTTGTGCAAGGGACCTGCCCGCTCGATTACCGTGGGCTCGCGGTCCGCGCCCTCCTGGGTCACGGTGACGCGCTTGTTCAGCTGATCGTAGTCCTCAACAATCTTCTTGCGTGCACCCATCTGGCGGATATCGCGGAAAATCTTTACAGGCAGGAAATTGTCGGGGGAAAGATAGATCTCCTCCCGGTCGTCGAAGGTCGCGGTATCCAACGCGACCACGATCTTATGCAGCCTCTGTCCCTCAAAATCAACATTCGGATAAAAGGTCATGACTGCCGAACCGATGCGTACACGCTTCCAATAAATCTTGAAGCGCATCTGTTCCCCTTCCGCAAAGGGAGCCAGAGTCTCCAGCGGCTTCACAAATTGCTCGGGCAGACGAGCCAGCTGAGTCAGCTGGTAAATGCCGAAACCCAAGCAAAGCGCCGCGCCCACGGCAAAGAGGCTGATTAGGAATGAACGGAGGAGTCGCTTCATAAAAGTGGATAACTCAAGTGGAAACAGAAGTTAATTTGTTTATTAATATCCTTACTAACATTGACTCTGTGCCCTTGGGCGCGTATAATTGGTGCTTAGTATAACAAGATTAGTCAGTTAGCGCTACGGCGGGCCCACCCCCTGGGAAAGCATCCATGAACTCATCCAAGGTCGACATTCTCTTTGTGAACCAGCCCTCGCCGGACAAGGACTGGATCATCCGTGATATCAACCGCTCCGGCCGCAAGACGCGGGAACACATGATCTGGCCCCAGACCAATTTAGCCTGGGAAGCCGCAGTCATGCGGGATGCCGGATTCACCGTGCAAATTATTGATTCCGTGGCTTCGCGTCTGAGTTGGGAGGAGCTGGAGCTCCGTGTCCAGGACCTCAAACCCCGCTACGTGGTTGCGAATGTAATCTCCACCACACTCAATAACGACATGCGGCTTTTCTTTTACGCCAAGGCCCAGGGCTCAATCACCATTGCCCACGGCCCCCATATCACGGACAAACCGCTTGAGTCTCTCCGGGACTTCCCCTGCGTGGATTACTGCGTGATGAACGAGGCGGAGGAAGCTCTGCGCGAACTCATTCTGGAAATTGAAAAAGGAACCGGGGATTTGGGCCATATTCTAGGCATTGCCTGGCGGCGCGGAACCGAACCGGTACGGAACGGAAAGCGCCCGTTTATTGCAGACCTGGATTCCCTTCCCTCCCCGGCCTATGAGCTGCTTCCCTTGGACAAATACTATATGCCCTTTTTCGGCAACTATGTCTTTATTGAGGGAGGCCGCGGTTGCCCTTACCGGTGTATCTATTGCAGGCAGACTGTCATGTGGGAAAGCCGCGTGCGCAACCGCAGCGCTGAAATCCTCTTTAAAGAGGTCAAGCAACTCCACGACCTGGGTATGAAGCATGTGATGTTCCACCACGACACCTTTACCGCGGACCGGCGCATGGTGATGCGGCTCTGCGAACTCATTATCGAGAGCGGACTCAAAATCAAGTGGTGCTGTAACACCCATGTGGCGCGGGTGGACGAGGAGTTGGTGGGAATGATGAAGAAGGCCGGATGCTGGATGATCGCGCCGGGTTTTGAGACCGCTGACCAGACAATCCTTGACAATGTCCAAAAGCGGGCCACGGTTGAACAGAATATCCGGGCCGCTCACATGATTCACAATGCGGGCATCGAGGTGTGGGGTTACTTCATGTTCGGCAATCCCGGCGAAACGCACGAAACGATCCGGCGCACCATTGATATGGCCAAGGAACTGCCGATCACCATCGCCAATTTCGCCATTGCCAGTCCTTATCCCGGGACGGAATTCCATCGCCAGGCCGAAGCCAACGGCTGGCTGGTCAAACAAGCGGCCTGGGAAGATTACGATCAGAACTATTCTCCTGTGGTAGACTACGGTCATCTTAAGCCCGAGGATATTTATCAAGCTCTTAAGACTGCAAACCGCGAATTCTTTTTCAGGCCCAAGCCGCTCCTGCGCATTGCCAAGGAAATGAAAAGCTGGCCCATGATTAAGTCGTTATTCGGAATTACGCTGAGTTATCTCAAGTTGTTCTTGGGCAAGGAAACTGTCCAGAAGAAAGTACGCGAGCGCGCCGCTTAGCTGGCGGATAGACCAAGGGACATATCTCCGAAGGAGATCTGTCCCTTAATGAGAGAACCACAAATGTCTGATCTGTCTCATGTAAAGCGCATTGACATCGGTTGCGGCCTCCCGGACCAGAAGTACCCCGAGTGCTTTGGGATGGACGTTAATCCCAAATACAATCCCGACCTATTGCACAACTGCGATGACGGCGTCCCCTTTGCAGACAACCAACTCAGTTTTATCAATAGTGACAACTCCCTGGAACACGTCAAAAATCCCTACTTTGTCCTCAAGGAATGCTACCGCTGCCTCGAACCCGGCGGCACCATGCGCCTGGTAGTTCCCAACTGCCAGTGGTTCCCTCTCGTGCTACTCAACTTGGTGATCGATCTGGACTGGTTCTGGCACAAGTGGATGAATCTGTCCTTCAAAAAGGAGCGCGGCATTCACTGGACGCTCTATACGCCCTTCCTCATCACCAAAGTCGTCAAGGATGTGGGGTTTAAAGTGGAGAGCCGGAAGGGATTCCTGTATTCCAAG contains the following coding sequences:
- a CDS encoding glycosyltransferase family 39 protein is translated as TQGRLVYRIHVKEDENLFVSGRSYAGGGLVPNLEGQWDLIAHGTRVPLDSRTRWLDKRDFLIKLPKALDGELQLEFRASNNTGQTLLTLNWLEIQSVQASSVLGSAFVTPSLWRVALSTAALLALPWLLSPVWARRVPWELGLILWIGLLLRYQNLTHLIFLGLETDPWKWKQFADRMDLFSSGAGFFSNSFGYREPLFPLICHLFFLVSGSSETHIRLVSALLSLGVIVLSYPLARRFLGRTWAAIITAVVALNPTLIYESGRGNRLELLTLLTLGLVWILSAPGPARFRRVAGAGAWNALSSLALFSNLPASLGTTALGLWREISWRKAVLFFTGSAAVTGLLLSPLALGLSRNNSGVPAKYVYAMVKWELSGAQRWPFSRQIKMKNAPLEMLETSYSDYEKSIEEDPSREISYKDYVFGMHRLPTVLEYTAKGFLLSTLLQGISITQSDLFRWQVQPSPLRRFAILWPKLLHLFFNLLGLWGLGLCLLSPQRRLLPAAILLSLFPITFSLGWRAFEYPRYILQVYPLYLICTAIALSKIWSLRHRTGE
- a CDS encoding HD domain-containing protein → MNTDSLLNFFAEAGALKNVRRSGWWLLGIKDGESVAEHSFRTALIGFVLAKLEGVELLPTVMMCLTNDLHESRINDLHKVGHRYIDFKSAERAAAKEQRELLPEDLASDFETWEKNLQEQNSPEAVVARDADLLECMLQGKEYVDRGYKKADEWMLRPYALLKTESAKKLGRALRDWDSQTWWQHLKKLER
- the rlmB gene encoding 23S rRNA (guanosine(2251)-2'-O)-methyltransferase RlmB, translating into MQYLKLRENRPHWNDWPPMLLYGKNPILERIRANPQSLQEIYVRAGAKLPELLKAAQDQGLRISELPVREFEKLEAGVHSQGVLAQVASFKYADYEALLNADPKLCLVFLDRITDPQNLGAILRTTACFGGFAVVLPKHDSVEVTEAVLRVANGGENYVPVALVTNLVQSVELAKKAGYWIGGAATAGGQSLDQTGILSPAAIVFGSEGRGIRPGLEKHLDYCFSIPMAGAGLSLNVAVAAAIVCYEVCRQLGRRDGSHGT
- a CDS encoding 3'(2'),5'-bisphosphate nucleotidase CysQ encodes the protein MSPSEFSEPYQSFVRVASRLSLKAGRRIMELLEDLPEKQIKADRSPVTVADFAADQILRDGLSAAFPDHRVLTEESGLAGPEGSRYIWVVDPLDGTRAYARGEHGFSVMVGLLENGVPVLGVVFDPVEQCLYQAVKGQGCDAIQNGERRKIRVTDRSEWDTMRLVVSTGFPEALLESVVGEMGFEVLPPINSVGIKVALLATQKGELYLNHHGVHYWDTCAPLVLMQEAGGEFTSYDGSALDFSMNGVYNHAHPTFASNGPRHADFVEYLKSKVELRDGRLHLKTH
- a CDS encoding phosphoadenylyl-sulfate reductase, which produces MTPTLLKQIESKAAPEDLLVEVFGLLGDRAALGTSGQLAGSAILDMAVGAGLHPRVYTLDTGRLFPETLEYFQTLEKRYGLRIERFTPNKANLDQMIARHGENLFFDSKEKQELCCRLRKVEPNLEALATLDAWVTGLRADQSEHRAGVRRLEMISLDFPEGSRSLLKVCPLADWTEAQVRAYLEEHNVPLHPLLEWEQNGWRYESLGCVICTTPIGPGEPRRAGRWRWFNQSVADDKKECGLHLPYPEPGAS
- the cysC gene encoding adenylyl-sulfate kinase gives rise to the protein MNANKNSPVSENISWHHGNLTTEQRLEKLGQRGAVVWFTGLSGSGKSTVAREVELALVENGINAFVLDGDNIRHGLNSNLGFSPEDRTENIRRIGEVAKLFAQSNVVVLTAFISPYREDRDQVRALLPAGDFLEVFCDASLEVCEERDPKGLYKKARAGEIPQFTGISAPYEEPESAELVLDSGKESLEQSTRRVIELLAERGII
- the leuC gene encoding 3-isopropylmalate dehydratase large subunit; translation: MGESLFNKVWNAHTVREMPDGQTQLFIGLHLIHEVTSPQAFGMLRQLDLPVAFPERTFATVDHIIPTDTLERPFQDALAENMIVALKKNCAEHGITYFDVSSGLQGIVHVVGPELGLTQPGVTAVCGDSHTATHGAFGAIAMGIGTSQVRDVLATQTLRMGKLKVRRINVTGSLKPGVYAKDVILHIIRILGVNGGLGHAYEYGGNVIENMSMEERMTLCNMSIEGGARVGYVNPDETTFEYLKGRRYAPKGAAWDKALSYWKSIASDPDAVYDDVLEIRGEEIPPTVTWGINPGQAISVKENVPSVNSAPEAERASIAEALEYMKLKPGAPIEGTPINVAFIGSCTNGRISDLREVAKHVQGHKVLQGVKALVVPGSMSVAQQAEEEGLDKIFTEAGFEWREPGCSMCLAMNPDKLIGDQICASSSNRNFKGRQGSPSGRTLLMSPVMVAAAAIRGEVADAREVFGTE
- the leuD gene encoding 3-isopropylmalate dehydratase small subunit yields the protein MALAKIKQLRGTGVYVPGDDLDTDRIIPARFMKCVTFDGLGEYAFYDARFDEDGNSKGHPLDAPSHKGASILISGKNFGCGSSREHAPQSLYHFGLRAVLAESFAEIFFGNCTTLGIPCAVLSATDREALAQAVDANPKLEIEIDLEKSEVRFGERKMQFNMPESARAALAGGQWDPLSQLLEAKEQVAAVESALPYRFA
- the hisN gene encoding histidinol-phosphatase, with the translated sequence MADLAPILKTMSRLTQISGPLITRYFRRPMEFEEKQDQSPVTVADREAEAAIRKVLEEEYPDCGILGEEYGHSRPDAERQWILDPIDGTKSFISGTPLFGTLIGYLEAGVPLAGAMHLPVLGELLLGTDESCTLNGIPVRVRSCEHLSRATLLTTSVRSIEQHKDPIAFHSLVQRVKLFRGWGDCFGYYLLATGYADIMVDPIVNAWDIQPLIPIVRGAGGKITDYEGGDPVQADSAVATAGAIHQEVIEMLRG
- a CDS encoding DUF3108 domain-containing protein, yielding MKRLLRSFLISLFAVGAALCLGFGIYQLTQLARLPEQFVKPLETLAPFAEGEQMRFKIYWKRVRIGSAVMTFYPNVDFEGQRLHKIVVALDTATFDDREEIYLSPDNFLPVKIFRDIRQMGARKKIVEDYDQLNKRVTVTQEGADREPTVIERAGPLHNVICLIYLVRQTESFAPDWNLNVFLPTVDFDLKFSGSENVEVPAGDFEALAFTGNPNEFRLWASDDARRLPLKFRSAGLLKYEAVLTDFGLATDGEAKESDG